The DNA segment AGAATTAACCCAGAATGATTATGAAGAATTCATGATGTCATTATTCACTCATCTATTTTTTCTTTCCAGAAAGTGGATGCGCTATTTCTGAATGCCAATCAGCAATATCTTGGCGGACAGTTTCAAAAGGCGCTGAAGACCCTCTCTTTGATACCACAGTCAATTTTAAAATATaggtgaaaaaatttctttttaatttcGTCATGCAGAATGAATGTAATATGTAATTATATGtaattattatatataatattttacATGAACATCCAGTACGTGTAGGGGATACAGTAAGGTTCAATCAGTTTTCATGTTAAACGACATGAAATCTCGATTGTCAATAAAAATTTTGTGGTTCATTTTCTTGAATTCTTGTGTCACAAATTTCAGTTCCATATTTCAGATCTGTTTCTTTTCATAAGATGTGTATACGCTACATTAATGGATGCATTTACAATAAAGTTTGTAGACCCTTTAGCCAAATAAAATCCTATTTCACAGCAAACATGGAGAATCTTCAGCTGTTTTGTTCAACAATAATATGGGCGTAATTCATCACGCTTTAGGAAAACACCACCTTGCCTGTATTCACTATCAGACAGCTCTGAGGGAAGACATGAAACTACAAGAAATATTGAGACTAGAACCAGGTATGAGGTGTCAAATTACCCTATAGTTTCTTATCAGTTTCCATTGCAAGAATTTTATatctcatttttatttattatgtaGATCGTGAACTTTTTCCGTCAGTTGAAATTGGATCattgcaaaatattttaatttttctagttttcaattttcgatCCACTACATCTATTGTTTTCTTTGcagaaaaacaattatttacTCTTGGGGGTTCTAGATACCATGAACTGACTTATAACTTGGGTATATCTCTTTTATACTGTGGACGATATTCTGATGCTTTTGATGCCCTAATTATTGCTGTTAGGAGGTACCATAGAAATTCTAGGCTGTGGTTAAGAATAGCAGAATGCTGCATCAAATTGCATAAACCTGTAAGGAACTTATGCATACATTTCTAACTCCTACTCCTTATTTCTCGAATATAGATTCGCGGTTTGGAATGGTACAGTTTTAACCAACTATTGATTAGAGGATTTTACATTGACTACTATATCCAGTAACTGTAAGGGTGGGCCATCTTTCGATCTTTCAGATGGTTGGATATCACGTACGGAAATATTCaccttttttctatatatttttgtctaTTGAACTCAACTTCAGACTGCCGATTCTGAATAGATTTCTACTTCAAGTTTATAATTTTCAGAGTAACGAGGCTGATTTTGACTTTAACAAATCACAAAGAAAAAACTGTGTCAATAAAATAGGTCAAAACAAGGAGAGTATGAAATATATACTAACCACGAATGTGTCACGGGACCATAAGTATAGGTAGGGCTAGACGTTCATTGAAATCTCCCCTCATGTAAGCTATGGAATTTTAAGTTGGCACTATGTGTTTGAGAGTGGTGCTTAGCTCATGCATCATAGGTATTATTATAAGATCTTAGAAAGGAACCAAGTCAATTGGCAGATGACTATCAATATTACTCCTAGACTTAGATCATCAACTGTCAAAATTCCAAAGCCTACTTGACAACCCTGGATGGTTGTTTGATATGATTCTGTAAATGCTACAATTTCATCTTTTCAGTTCTGAAGGCCAGTCTTATGCGGTACCTGTTCCCACGCTAGAATTCGCATCTATTTGTCTCAGGAACGCCCTTATTTTAATTCCTTCGGAATCAGATTCAACCCCTCAACCAGTATATGTTAAGCCTGGTGTTAGGCATCCTGCTCCAACTCCAACTCTTGGTCCTGCACCTTCTTCTCCTCTCGATGCGGACGGTAATGTTGAGTTGAAGAATGCCATTCTGGCGGCTAGTGCTTTTGTATCCATGTGCTTGGGGGATTATATAGTAGCTTTGGAACACGCGGAAGCATTGTTGGCCCAACCTAGGGTGTCCTCTGTCCACAAGTAAGTGAGGATTTATTTGGTTGGGGCAGTTTCAAATAATTATGTAATTTAGATTATTAGCTCATCTCTACGCTGCCGAATGTCTGATATTGCTGAATAAGATCACAGAAGCTATGGAGCATCTTAATCCTAATAATATAAAAGATTTACGATCTGAACTGCCTCCAGAAAAAAAAGAAGCTGAGGGTACACCAGAAGAAAAAGATGAGGTGAAGACCAGGCCCCCTTCAAGTGAGTAAAAAAAGGATTTGAGATCCAGAGGCAATAACGCCTCTGATaacatattttttgtttttactgTACTTGGGGTTTCACCAGAAATATCCCTAAATTGATTTCGAGGAATTGCAAAATCAGGTTCTTGACATTTTGGTTAGATATTTCTAATAACAAAAAACTTATCTTGAAGGTTAATAAGGTTTAGGTTAGTAGTATTTATGTTTGTAAAATTGTTATCATTTTCAGAATGGTTTCCAAGAGACGTTGAAACCGCCAAAGTCATTATGATGTATAATTTAGCAGCAGCTAAAGCCATAAGAGGTCAATTTGACCAAGCTAATGCGCTCATGCAACAAATATGCGGTAACCAGAGAGCACTACCAGATGGGAAATATCCAATTCATATGATTATGTTGATAATTtatattcaattaaaattagGTAAGGTCATTCCTATATTGAGGACtataattttctatattttcataaaatgtttTTGTTTCAGGGCACCTTGACTACGCCAAAAACTTCATTAAACAGTATGTGAATCCTTATAATGGATGACACAATATTTTAAATAACTATTGTTTTCGTCTTGATCTAAGTTTTATAATGCCTTGTGAGTGTTTGTGTATAGTTTTTTAATAAGATGAGCCGGAATTATGTTtccaatataataattttttttgttgggaAATTGTCTTATTTTTTTGACCTATTCAATACCCATAAATTTTGAGATTAGTAAAAGAATGATATGATACGGGGTGCGGAATGTATCAAAAAATCGAAGAAAATGCATAAGTATCTTGATTCCTTTTGTTAAAGTTTTGGGAATTGAAAATGTAATTAAACTCCTCTTCTTCAAATCGATGTTATTTATCGTTATTGAGATGAAACTTTTTTTATGTTAGGAATAaacaaaagttaaaaaaaaatcaatgtaaAAAGATTGAATTGGTTTTCTAATTTTTTAATCCAAAATATTCGAGTCCTTAGAAgccaaaaacaattatttctttcTATGGTTTAGATTTTTGGTCTGTAGCGCTAAATTCTCGTAGATCAAACGTATCCTATGGTGATTTCGAACTCTCAAAATAGATGCCGCCACTTGCGAGATATCATCGAACGAAGATTGAACTTTCGTTGCTCGATTCTGCTGGTTCAGAAGAGGGGGGAAAAAGGTTTTGTAATAATAGAAAACATACTGACGGCTGTTGTAATGGTGGACGTTTGTTTACTTCCGATCCTCTTCATTTTCTTCTGACTGAATGCAGTTATCTGAATGAAAAATAGTTGCATGTTGCATAGATGAAAAGTGCGAGTGTGTTTTCAGATAAAATTCGCACCATTTTCGGTTTTTCCTCAATGACATTGGATTCATTCCGTATTTCCCGTTGTAACCCCTTTTAAAGGACTAGTTTTCCTATGAAAATATCGGATTGTGAGTGTGTGTATTTATGTGATGTATCTTATTTTTAAATGCCAATGTTCCAATTAAAGACTTGAAGTGTTCTGTGCAGTGGTTTAACAAATTCAAAGCTATGGAAACTCATCATATTGAGAGGGAGAATGGAGCCCTTGGCGGCCTTTTCCACCAAATTATACAGGATATGAAGGTACGAAAATTCAGGGCATTTTCCGGCATGTAATGTAGGTTAATTTAATGTTATAATTCACCTCCTGCAGTTCAGTTGTTCAGAACCTGATGGGTTTTAAAACAATATTCAAGAGGATTGTTTCTTCTTGTATGGattttttcagctttttttttgGTGGTTTACCAACCTCATTACAAATTGTATGATCGATGACaattattatggaaaataacTTTTTGCCCCGCACATAATTTGAAAGTGGTACCGTCGATTCTGATCAAATCAAAAATATTGcatggttcaggaaaaatacatcgtcttcaattttttgttgcagCGGAAAACCCCATGTATATTCATACATTTCTCCATAACTTATGCTCTGTTaacatagaaatttttttattgcccgcagtattgagaaattgatatagATTATTGGCTTTATTCAGCTACATTATATAATTAAATATATTGGATCATACTCTATTGATTGATGAATTACTCAATATTTTAAGTTTGGCTATGATCTGGCGATTATCTACTGCGAAATTGATAGCTACATGCTAATTCTTGGCTTATTCATCTTATTGAATTAGATGCTGTGTGTTTCCTCCAGCAAACTGAAAAACTATGTTTTAATTTACAATCTTTTAGTATAACTCGATTATTTATTGTAATCAGTGGTATTTGAGATATGAATATGCTCAATGCTGTAATgcataaatcgaaaatattaaTTTCTCGTGTCACATTTTTGTCGTTATATACTTAACGTTATTTCGTTCATAAACGTCAGAGGAAGTATAATGAATTTATGTCCCTTGATTTCGTTGAATTAATGCCATAGGTATTTATGTTTGACAACATTAACAACTGACTGAATTCgagaattgaataataaataagctACTTGAGCTTGTATAGAATAAGTATTCTAATAATAATTACTCATTCTTGTTGTCTTCAACGTAAAACAATGGACTCCGATGGTAGACTATGAATATGAATGAGACCATGCTATCGATTTTGTATTTCAAATACGTTCTTACATCGGTTCTTACCTAACAGTTTTTGGATGATCTGACATGCAAATTACTGTTTTGGAGTCATTATACATTAACGAATCTCATTGTTCACCCCACACAATTATTCTTCGTATGATTTTACAGTTATTCATAAAATTATGTCGACCAAATCTTGAAGGATTGACTCAATAAGTTCTGACCCCTTTTTTCAACGCCTTCAAATCCGAAATTCATTGGTGAGCATTAATTATCTTTTCTCAGAAAGTATTTCAATAACTGTCCCCTATTTTATAGATATAAAGGCAAATATGGCATATATTTCGAGGTCGTTAAATTTTAACTgctattttcacattttcattagTGCAGTGAGAAGACACATTTTGGATTTGAACAGGTAATTGAGTTGGCAAACGTTTTATGAATACTTCCGTTTGGCAACAGATGTTCGTTTTCTGGTTGTATTTGCCAATTAAACGACAcccataaataaataaagtcgTAAAGTTGGCGTACAGTACCGCTATGTGAATTTGATATCACTTCGTTTGTTGGTGTGACTGTTTTGAATAAGGCCAATCATCTTGAAAAAACTGGAAAGTACTTTGTTAATTTTTAATTGCCTACATATTTTAATAACGAAGTAGAAGATTGGTCCTTTCGGCACAGGGAATGTGTGGGAAATTGAAGGAATGAAGGgacgtgaaaaaaattatcatacaTTTTTTATTACTTAAGTAAGTATTCTAGTATCTCAGATAAATCGTCCGAAGTAtgataatttcaataatatttttttcaaaatgtacaTAAATGTTTCATACAGATCTAGATCTAGATATCCTTGTAAAATATGAAATACAAACTGAATATTATTTTTGCGCCTCTAGGTTCTATGCTATCTCAATCCTATAGTGCATTGAATCTTTTCAATCTGTTTCTTTATATTATCACCAAATCTGCAACATTTATACAGGAAGTCATAAATAATAGGGGTGACTGAAATTGTACATCTGCTGCCTTGGTGTTTGAAGAATCACATTGGTCCTTCTTTGTGTCATTATGTCGACAAAAACGGCTTGATCTATTGGTGCTTGTTGATTCAAGTATTCCGTGTATTGATCTTGAGACAGTAACCCTGTTAGAAAAGCGACATGTGGCGATAACCTTCTAGATAACGGTGAAGTGAAGACACTTGAAATTTTGGAGCACTATGTATATGCCATTGACAAATGAGTTTGACTCTTGAGGTGCAGTGAAAAAAACGTTCAGTTTAAATCAAATGGATGTTCTAGCATCAAATGTGTACCACGCATTGAATATTCCTCGGAATATTCAATTTCCATATTTCCTCTCTTCGAATTAAAGCAGAagaaaacaaaaatgttttgccTTTTGTTGTATTGATGCTGTTTTACTGAATTTCGAGAGCTTACTGTGCTCTTTTTTGACTCATCTGCAATACCTACATTCCTACATAGTTTTTAGAGTGACATTGCTCATTTCccaattattataatatatagcCCTATTTTGAAACAGTTCCACCAGAAGTACActtgaaatttgtagaaaaggGATGTGGAGATAGATGAATTCTTAATTTCtgattaaaatgaaaattttgggCCAATTATAGTGATCATAAAATTGGAAGTCTGCTTTCATCTGCTGGATCCAAAAATCCAACCTGAAATGAGCTGAGGAGTTTTATTTTGTGATGAAGAAATCATTCCGCTAAATTAGTAAATGTAATTAGTAAACTGATGAGAATGTATATCAAACATTGGAACGAGCATTGGAATAAATAAACAGGATATCGAACATAAAAGATTTCCTCGTAACTATACGGACCCAGACCCACATTATAAATTGGtataatgaatgaatatttgaaacctTGCCAATGTTAGAAGTCATGATGTCTAGGTGGCTTTCTATTTCCGGCTGGATGGAAGAAGAATCAGATTACCTTCGTTTTTGTCGcgtaataataatttattttctggctattatatacagggtgcttctTGCAGTCTTCATGAAGAGTAGGACTTGGATTTTTCATGTGATACTTGACCCAATTTTCAGAACCATTTTGAAGAAGAAgagattttaaaaattttgggTTGAAAAGTGCAAATTTTCGGAGGTCCATGCTGTTGTATGTATACCTTAAGGTTGTCAAAGAAGATTTCGCAATAGGCTTATTCTTAAAAGAAGTATTGCATCGATTCCATTCCTTGTTGTATCATTTCTTGTATTCGTTTCGATTGTTTTGCAACTCTGTCAAGAATTGCAAAAATAACGATCCATTCACCTAATCACCTACCATATTCGTCAATGTCATCAAGTACCAATTCGGTTCAACACCACTTTGGTATTGTTTTCCCTGAAGAAATATAAAAAGATGTTGGATATCCTATAATAAACCATGATGAAATGTAATGTTCCCTTTCATTTCTGCTGTCATGTAACACTCGTCCTTTTTGATGGTCTTTCAAACTCAGTGATAGCTTTGATTGAAGTTTCGATCTggagaaaattcatgaaaaacttttcttttcATTTGTATGCAAATAGGTGCACACCGAGGTGCACACAATGGTCACAATGAACAGGTAGGTAATAATATTTTGCAGGAAAAACAGGAGAAATGCTGACATGATAACAAACTCAAATTGTTTTCGTTCACTTGGCTTCTGAGTTGCTTCTGGTGTGTTTCATGATCTCGATCATGATGTTATTTTTTGTTCGATGTAGTCCTGTTTTCAATGTAATAGAGTAATAATACCTATGTATAAGTTTCAATATCATAAAAAGTATGAATCGGTCAAAATGACATACCTACTATACTTATCGACAAATTGATATTGAATAGAATAAAAATCCTAGTAAATCATGAGTAAATGTGAAAGAATACTTTTGAGATtcagggcctgttccgatattgctggttttactggcccgcaatcgaataacaatagaacttgAACGAccgggccaataggcatcgtttctgaaatactgacagtactgttcaggaatatcggaacagacggtcaGGGGAACAAATCTTCTCATCCCCTAAATTCAACCCCTACCGTGGGAAAGCACAAACCCCTGACTGAATAAAAATGTGGGTCGTGGAAGGTACTGTTTGGCATTTTGGAGGCTGCATCGATAAGTACCAGATTCCATGAATTCGTGTCGAAGTTTTCATCGATATGAAAAGGAAAGCTAAAATAAGTAAACAGGAAACATTGAATTATTTCATGAGATTGGCATGTGTACAATCTTCTTTATTTTACATGaattaaaaaaagttatttttttgttcattctTCTTTCCGGAGATTTTGAGATCCCGTATTCCAGAACCTTCTGAAATGCTGCTAGCGACCAGTTCACGCGCAAATGAGACGACAGGTCCGACTCAGGATCGTTGCTTAATATTCTTCacaataaattacagaccttcAAATGGTAGAAGCTGGTAAGAGTAGGTGCATTGTGCAGTTACTCCCAGGATACACCTTGTAGGTTCATTTATTGACGAGAAATGGGATCCTTCGAAAGACTTTTTCCCCTCTCGTAAAATAAGCCATTTCCTTTCCCGATTTTCCACTAATTAAGCCCCATATGGTTAGTCGTCATAACCGAGATTGTCTCCGATGCCCTACGCACACGAAAACACGACAGATCGTCAACTCATCCGGCAATTCATAAATCCCCCATCTGCCTGATTAGGGCTCGACTCGTCCTCCACTGCTCCAAGTGAACACTCCACCTTTTGGGGACTAATTCATATCCCATCTTCCCTCTATCGAATTACTTTGCTGACGGCATCGAGATCTCGCTTTTCTTGAATGCATTCGCTCCCTGGTACTCTTTCAGCCTTGGAATGTATGCGGATGGGGTGCTTGTGTTGGGGTCTTCAGAGACGGGTAATTAGGGGTCCCCGATCGGATGGTGCGATTGccgattgaaaatttgaatattttcctaGTAAGGGGGCAGCCACACTGTTGCCAGCCAGTCGATTCATTGGTAAAGATTGTGTGAACTACTCTACATATAATCGATGTTGATGTGATGAACATCAGAACATTTTTTGAAGAAACTATCGATAGTTAGATGGATGTCATATATCCGAAGTATATCGATAAAAATCTCCGTAAGATATCGATGGGTTTGACAAGACTTTGATTGCGTGATCAAAGATTTCCCAAAAATAttagggtcagttaaaaattcgtcaagaccgaacggttgcacccagctcgatgaaatttcgagatttgccACTAGAAGAATTACTCTTttataatatgtatcacatttagatctacgatggtttttctgggagatacgcgtatTGAAAGTTGACGTTCGAAaagttcccaaaaaaaaaatgaatgaaattaataGATTCATTTtgagaagagttgctcttttacaatatacagggtgttttcaaagtttAGCCTTTTTTTACAGGAggaagaactcatcaaaataagtcgtttaagcaaaaattgtctatataaaatatcctagatggctgagatacaacccctagaaattcgacaaaattttaatgaatttcgagtacgggactgtggaaggtgactccggcatcgcaaaaacgaaacataaCATAAACGTATGGCTGGAAAATGAATGGTTCattaccaagttcatcggattaggtgcttcaggtcacttttgagagaatcataattgttgtatcgtgcaatttagggtgaaaaaaaaatgtagaaaatcgaggtagtttcttgaaagtgcttatgttagttttgttgaaaaagtgctatgatgtttccacatttcatcccatttttacgacgattgttggaatgttcgtacaagaagattgtgaaaaaattcatgaattttattggtgagattttgaagtattattctatttttcacacttgtgtcctaattctcttctgtcagttggtatcgaaatgagccatttcataaaatcgtgtaagtttctataaaataatgagaataattcgGTCATCGTAAGTTTcgattttcattaccacgtaaatatcgaatgagCCAATTTCCTAAACGAatccacatggtcgaatcaggagatacgttttttcccactgctttgcgattattcagctaacaaacggtctagggtcgtatgaGGATCTATCTCAGTAgtcattttaaaatttttttcaactttctctTTTTAAAAGTTTTGTTAGGGGATTTTTGGTGATACGCTGCATTtttaccagttctaccttctgttgaaaaaaaaaccttcaccttcaaatacacccc comes from the Coccinella septempunctata chromosome 2, icCocSept1.1, whole genome shotgun sequence genome and includes:
- the LOC123308090 gene encoding CCR4-NOT transcription complex subunit 10, coding for MTEKDEDEYMKSANDQEKNLAVNAYSEFKKKNYNTALQHIHKLEYRSYDFKVFLNKAVVEYYKSDFKKTEQFEKALTSLCDQFNIQFDKLDDVSHCIVLYNKVVLLFHKREYTLALRIIEKLYKFIEPMDDVLARKVCFLAAELQLLIKMPDKALSTLTYVEDHLIDKKQSASVDASKSSNTSADELCIKVAKYKARCYIMKRNLSIAKNQIQLFDGDQWKVDALFLNANQQYLGGQFQKALKTLSLIPQSILKYSKHGESSAVLFNNNMGVIHHALGKHHLACIHYQTALREDMKLQEILRLEPEKQLFTLGGSRYHELTYNLGISLLYCGRYSDAFDALIIAVRRYHRNSRLWLRIAECCIKLHKPSNEADFDFNKSQRKNCVNKIGQNKESMKYILTTNVSRDHKYSSEGQSYAVPVPTLEFASICLRNALILIPSESDSTPQPVYVKPGVRHPAPTPTLGPAPSSPLDADGNVELKNAILAASAFVSMCLGDYIVALEHAEALLAQPRVSSVHKLLAHLYAAECLILLNKITEAMEHLNPNNIKDLRSELPPEKKEAEGTPEEKDEVKTRPPSKWFPRDVETAKVIMMYNLAAAKAIRGQFDQANALMQQICGNQRALPDGKYPIHMIMLIIYIQLKLGHLDYAKNFIKQYVNPYNG